The genomic region GGTGGGGGCGGAAGAGGAATGAGAGTGGTTCGCTCTGATAAAGATCTCGGTCAAGCTTTTAACTCCTGCCAAAAAGAAGCTCTAAGTTACTTTGGAAATGCAGATGTATTTTGTGAAAAATATATTGAACATCCTCGACATATTGAATTTCAAATTCTAGCTGATAGCTATGGAAATATTGTGCATTTATATGAAAGAGATTGCACAATTCAAAGAAGGCATCAGAAATTAATTGAGGAGGCACCATCAAGTTATATCAACGAAGAAACTAGAAAAAAGATGGGAGATATTGCTGTCAAAGCAGCAAAAAGCGTGGGATATGTCAACGCTGGAACAGTTGAATTTATTTTAGAATCCCCAACTCAATTTTATTTTATGGAAATGAATACACGTATTCAAGTTGAGCATCCCGTGTCAGAAATGATCACTGGAGTAGATCTTTTACAAATGCAATTAAAAATTGCTATGGGAGAAAAAATTCCATTTGAGCAAAAAGATCTCTCAATCCGAGGATGGGCGTTTGAGGCAAGAATCAATGCAGAAGATCCGTATAACAATTTTAGACCAGACCCTGGTACTGTCGAGGAAGTAGAATTTCCTGCAGGTCCTGGCATCCGTGTAGATTCACATATTTACACTGGTTATAAAATACCCGAATTTTATGATTCAATGATCGCAAAATTAATTGTCTATGGATTCAATAGATCTGATGCAATGAATAAATTGAAACGTGCTTTAAATGAATTTCACATCGAAGGTATTCAAACCACAATTCCTTTTCATCAAGCTCTTCTTGAAAACAAAGATTTCCTTGCAGGAAATTACTCCACAAAATTTATTGAAGAAAATGAACACCTACTTGAAGAAGTTGAAGAAAAAAGAGATGACATATCAGTTTTTGAAGCGTGTGCTATTGCTATAAAAATAGTTGAAAATAAAACTCATGGCGAAGCAAGACCACATACAATAATTGAAAGTCAAGAACCATGGAAGATTGCTTTTTTAAATGAAAGCACACGAAGATAAATGGAGTTCAATAAATGAAAATGAATGTGCAAAAAAATTCTAACACAAAGAATTTTCAAGTAGAGATTTCTTGTACAACGGATCTCACTCACTTAGCGAACGGCGATTTCTTTTCAGTTACTTTATCAGAGGAAAATGATAATCCTAAAAATTATTCAGTTTGCCTTCTTGCTGATGGCCGAAGTTACTTAATAAATAATAAAATAGTTCGTATAGAAAAAATAAAAACAAAGAAAAGAAATGATTATTATAGAATTGCCTTTAAAAACCAAGGATTACTAACACATAATTATTTTCATGTTACTCCCATTAGAGCCGTTAAACCAAAAATATCAGTGAGTAATTTTGGGGGTGGAGATATGAAATCACCCATGACTGGAAAAATAATTTCTATACTTGTTCAAAATGATTCTATGGTAAAAGAAGGTGATGCCTTAGTTATTATTGAAGCAATGAAAATGGAGAATCGTATTCTTGCTGAATGCGATGGTAAAATAGCAAATTTAAATATAATTGCAGGTAATAATGTGAATGCAGGGGATTTACTTTTAAGTATTGTTGCTGCAAATTAAGGTTACAAAATGAAAATACAACAATCCATAGAATTGAATTCACTTGTTGAACTACTTATTGGTAAAAAAACTTTACCAAATGTGGAACTATGGCGTTCGCGGATTCGTGCATTGAGTAAAGCAATTTCATTTGTCGAAAATGATCCATTGCTAGCTCCTAAGCTCCTCTCCCACGCTGGCATTCAACTTGCAGAAAATAAATCTAATAAAACGCGTGTCGTAGGGATTACAGGTTTACCTGGTGCAGGAAAATCAACTTTAACAAATCTATTTGTCAGAGAATTACGTGCACAAAACAAAAGCGTCGCTGTGCTTGCCGTTGATCCATCCTCCACTCTTTCAGGTGGAGCTATTTTGGGCGATCGGATTCGCATGCAGGATCACTTTCGCGATTCACACGTTTTTATCCGCTCAATGGGTTCACGCGGAGCACTGGGCGGAGTTGCAAAAGCAACACGCAGCGCTATCCGTTTAGCAACACTTTTAGAATTTGATTATATTTTAGTAGAAACTGTTGGAATTGGTCAAAGCGAAAGCGATATCATCAATCTTGCTGACACGACATTGCTTGTTTTAATGCCAAATAGTGGCGATGAGATTCAGCTGATGAAAGCTGGAATCTTACAATTGGCGAATATTTATATTATTAACAAATGTGATTTGTCAGATCCTTCAAGAATGGTGCAAGAAATTAAAGAAAATACGATGCCACTTGAATCAGAAGGATGGTGTCCCCCTGTGTTAAAAAGCTCCGCTTCTCACAATCAAGGAATTAAAGAAATTGTTGAGCAGATATTCTTACATTCTGAATATGAAAACAAACATAATAAAGGAAAAACTCTTCGCAATTTAAGATTACGAAGAGAAATATTACAAAATATATTAATCATGACAGAACTGAATTTTAAAGAGGAAATAGATAATATTCCCGAATATGAAATTGATGAGCTTGCTCAAGGAAAAACAACTGCTATGGCTTTAGCTAAAAACTTTTATGCAAAATACATTCATAAATAAAGGAATGAAAATGATCATCAAAAGGATAAGTCATTTAGGAATTGTTCCTAAAGATGTAGAAAAGTCAGTTAAATTTTTCCATGGCATTCTAAATTTAGACAAAGAGGGTTCTGAAATTGTTGAAGAGCAAAAGGTGAGTGTGCAATTTATCAGAGCTGAAAATTCACGACTTGAAATTCTTGAAGCAACTTCTAGTGACAGTCCGATAGCTAAGTTCCTAGAATCAAAAGGCTCTGGTGTGCAGCACATCGCTCTTGAAGTCGATAATTTAGATGAGTGGATTGATCATTTGAAAAAAAACAATATTCGTCTTATTGATGAAGTTCCACGATATGGCGCACACAACACACGCATCATATTTATTCACCCTCATTCAACTGGAGGGGTGCTCGTAGAGCTTGTCGAGGAACAAAATAAATAATTAATAGGCATAGCTTATTGTCATCAGAAAAGAACTGAATATGAAAATCCGCAATTTAATAACTCTCTTAACTTTGAGTACTTCTGTATTTATCTTGAATTCCTGCCAAACGATTCCAATTGGAGAGATGTCACAAGATGATGGTATCACGCTCATTCGCAATTCCTATAAAAGCGAATCCTGGACAGATGTTATTACAAGTGTAGATGAATACAGAATCCGTTATCCCTATTCAAAATTTAATGTTGAAGCAGACCTCATGCAAGCTGACGCATATTATCAAGCTGATAGATACCCCGAAAGTATTATTGCTTATGAAGATTTTATTCGTAAAAATCCAAATAATCCAAGCGTTGTTCTTGCCCATTACCGTATAGCTGTCGCATACGATTTCCAAGCTCCAACTGCAGTTGACAAGGAACAACTCAATGCAAAAAAATCGATTGCAAAATATTCCTTCTACGTTAAGAATTTTCAAAATGCTGAACATGTAAAAGATGCTAAAAATCGCATTGAAGTTCTAACCCGACGATTAGCAGAACATGAAAAATTTATCGCAGACTTTTATTGGCGAAAAGAGCAATATTCAGCGGCACTAGAAAGATATTTATCTTTGAAAAAAAATTATGGTCAATATGCAGATCTCATAACAGAAGCAAATGAAAACATTGCTGATTGCTATGCAAATTTAGCAAGTCAATTAGAGGAAGATCCGAAATCAGAGGAGTATATTACTTTTAAAAACACAACTCCTGATGAGCTTAGGAAAAAAGCTGAAGAGTATAGAAAGAAAATTTAACTCAATATATTGCGAGTGATTTAATGAAAATTTTGCACACCTCGGATTGGCATTTAGGCGCTTCTTATGAAGGTGTCAGTAGAGAAGAGGATCATAAATTTTTTCTGAATTGGTTATTAAATACGCTAAATGAACAAAACATAGATGTTCTTTTAATTGCAGGTGATATTTTTGATCAAACTCAACCCTCTTCAGAGTCACTCAAAAGTTATTATCAATTTCTGTTTCATATTTCTAAATCGACATCTGTAAAAAAAGTAATTGTATTGGGTGGTAATCATGATTCTCCTTCACGACTCGATGCTCCTGCAGAGTTATTAAAACTGCTTGATGTATTTGTCGTGGGAGGGATGACAAGCGATCTTGATAATTTAGATAAATATCTTTGCCCTATATATTCTTCTGACAATAAAATTGAACTGATTATAGCGACTGTGCCATATATCCATGAATTTCGTTTAGGTGTAAGAACAGCTTTTTTATCTGAAAAAGAAATTCAAGCAGATTTTAAAAATAAATTCTCTGAACTTTATAAAAAATTAGCTGACAAAGCGGAGGAACTTGCTCAGAATGTCCCGCTCATTGCGACTGGACATTTAGCGTGTACAGGCAGTGAAAAGGATGACTCACCACTTGAAGTTCATTTAGTTGGCACCATTGGCAGTTTACCAAGTGATATCTTCGACCCGCGTTTTTGTTACGTTGCCCTTGGACATGTGCATAGAAGTTATAAAGTTGAAAAGTCAAATGCTTATTATAGCGGTTCACCCATTCCACTTTCTATTAAAGAATCAAAAACAGATCGTGCTGTTTATGTTCTCAATTTTAAACAAGATCAAATAACTCCAGATGTAGAGAAAATAACTGTTCCTGTTCTTAGAAATATTGTAGAAATATCTGGAGAGTTAGAAGAAGTTTATGTAAAAA from Fluviispira vulneris harbors:
- the accC gene encoding acetyl-CoA carboxylase biotin carboxylase subunit, giving the protein MSQKKNYDLKYKPFKKVLIANRGEIAVRIIRACRDLDLSPLAIYSSADLNSRHVALADAAVCIGNGPSNESYLIIDNIINAAKELGAEAVHPGFGFLSENAEFANAVLAANLIWIGPSPLAIHTMGDKTVAKKKVTEAGVPCCPGKNDPLKDIKELKETAQKIGYPIILKAAAGGGGRGMRVVRSDKDLGQAFNSCQKEALSYFGNADVFCEKYIEHPRHIEFQILADSYGNIVHLYERDCTIQRRHQKLIEEAPSSYINEETRKKMGDIAVKAAKSVGYVNAGTVEFILESPTQFYFMEMNTRIQVEHPVSEMITGVDLLQMQLKIAMGEKIPFEQKDLSIRGWAFEARINAEDPYNNFRPDPGTVEEVEFPAGPGIRVDSHIYTGYKIPEFYDSMIAKLIVYGFNRSDAMNKLKRALNEFHIEGIQTTIPFHQALLENKDFLAGNYSTKFIEENEHLLEEVEEKRDDISVFEACAIAIKIVENKTHGEARPHTIIESQEPWKIAFLNESTRR
- a CDS encoding acetyl-CoA carboxylase biotin carboxyl carrier protein subunit, which encodes MKMNVQKNSNTKNFQVEISCTTDLTHLANGDFFSVTLSEENDNPKNYSVCLLADGRSYLINNKIVRIEKIKTKKRNDYYRIAFKNQGLLTHNYFHVTPIRAVKPKISVSNFGGGDMKSPMTGKIISILVQNDSMVKEGDALVIIEAMKMENRILAECDGKIANLNIIAGNNVNAGDLLLSIVAAN
- the meaB gene encoding methylmalonyl Co-A mutase-associated GTPase MeaB; translated protein: MKIQQSIELNSLVELLIGKKTLPNVELWRSRIRALSKAISFVENDPLLAPKLLSHAGIQLAENKSNKTRVVGITGLPGAGKSTLTNLFVRELRAQNKSVAVLAVDPSSTLSGGAILGDRIRMQDHFRDSHVFIRSMGSRGALGGVAKATRSAIRLATLLEFDYILVETVGIGQSESDIINLADTTLLVLMPNSGDEIQLMKAGILQLANIYIINKCDLSDPSRMVQEIKENTMPLESEGWCPPVLKSSASHNQGIKEIVEQIFLHSEYENKHNKGKTLRNLRLRREILQNILIMTELNFKEEIDNIPEYEIDELAQGKTTAMALAKNFYAKYIHK
- the mce gene encoding methylmalonyl-CoA epimerase: MIIKRISHLGIVPKDVEKSVKFFHGILNLDKEGSEIVEEQKVSVQFIRAENSRLEILEATSSDSPIAKFLESKGSGVQHIALEVDNLDEWIDHLKKNNIRLIDEVPRYGAHNTRIIFIHPHSTGGVLVELVEEQNK
- the bamD gene encoding outer membrane protein assembly factor BamD → MKIRNLITLLTLSTSVFILNSCQTIPIGEMSQDDGITLIRNSYKSESWTDVITSVDEYRIRYPYSKFNVEADLMQADAYYQADRYPESIIAYEDFIRKNPNNPSVVLAHYRIAVAYDFQAPTAVDKEQLNAKKSIAKYSFYVKNFQNAEHVKDAKNRIEVLTRRLAEHEKFIADFYWRKEQYSAALERYLSLKKNYGQYADLITEANENIADCYANLASQLEEDPKSEEYITFKNTTPDELRKKAEEYRKKI
- the sbcD gene encoding exonuclease subunit SbcD encodes the protein MKILHTSDWHLGASYEGVSREEDHKFFLNWLLNTLNEQNIDVLLIAGDIFDQTQPSSESLKSYYQFLFHISKSTSVKKVIVLGGNHDSPSRLDAPAELLKLLDVFVVGGMTSDLDNLDKYLCPIYSSDNKIELIIATVPYIHEFRLGVRTAFLSEKEIQADFKNKFSELYKKLADKAEELAQNVPLIATGHLACTGSEKDDSPLEVHLVGTIGSLPSDIFDPRFCYVALGHVHRSYKVEKSNAYYSGSPIPLSIKESKTDRAVYVLNFKQDQITPDVEKITVPVLRNIVEISGELEEVYVKIKKLKWTTPLPPFLSLQINVESFSIGTDFQIRKEVESYFSKITDNNTMQEQAITSAFSKSVPIISQIKQYPIHKKQKVNIFEHNKSLKELTVEEIFIKMCELKNQTLDENLLTAFRSLISNENK